In a single window of the Enoplosus armatus isolate fEnoArm2 chromosome 15, fEnoArm2.hap1, whole genome shotgun sequence genome:
- the gskip gene encoding GSK3-beta interaction protein, giving the protein MEIDCQPEESIIVSSFDEDCVELGDVKDMRLEAEAVVNDVLFAVAEMHVSQSLNSASDVAYINVETREGNRYCLELTEAGLRVVGYAFDQVDEDLSTQYHETVYSLLDTLSPGYREAFGNALLQRLERLKQNGQ; this is encoded by the exons ATGGAGATAGACTGCCAGCCCGAGGAATCCATCATCGTCTCTTCATTTGATGAGGACTGTGTTGAGCTTGGTGACGTCAAGGACATGCGATTGGAGGCAGAAGCCGTCGTCAATGATGTACTTTTTGCCGTCGCTGAAATGCACGTGTCACAAAGTCTCAACAGTGCGTCAGACGTGGCCTACATAAACGTGGAAACAAGGGAGGGAAACCGGTATTGTCTGGAGCTCACAGAGGCAGGACTAAGG GTGGTGGGCTATGCCTTCGATCAAGTGGACGAGGATTTGAGCACCCAGTATCATGAGACTGTTTACTCGCTTCTGGACACGCTGAGTCCGGGTTACAGAGAAGCCTTTGGGAATGCTTTGCTCCAGCGGCTGGAGAGGCTGAAGCAAAACGGACAATAA
- the atg2b gene encoding autophagy-related protein 2 homolog B, whose translation MPWPFSESIKKRACRYLLHRYLGNFLQEKLSLDQLSLDLYQGTGSLAQVPLDKWSLNELLETADAPFEVIAGFIQTISLTVPWAALLQENCALEVKGLEMVLRPRPRVASGTEPMYWSSFMTSSMQLAKECLSQKLTDDMGESFQPFEGLEKFAETIETVLRRVKVTFLDTVLRVEHIPENSKTGIALEIRINKIVYCDETGEESSSVNVHQPTTFAHKNLQMQGITVFWDEFSDVSRAGCKSSPTPTETEPKLSPSWNPKIICEPHPQFTEPVSSTTPFEPVQVGSLAGKIELSLTLKNNLAMPGAKLDVVGHIDTLIILLSPRQVHLLLDLCGAFSGAQEWAKDRKSRPIQQEDEYRLHMELNRCLKKETAVPGTDPDLFESQTTRTVSSRDDVFFSMADMDMSHSLSSLPPLGEPPTVDLDLSLNSNYSASPGESPSGNATALWDDYMDVPRQREKQTNETPVQSRDSQLPQKLLRQTSHPSKTHGDESRPELVLRLTLSSLAVSVLHIDPLPPPDATPSPLGPMAAHFFSMVGPGHLAPAAFLQSRTVFNQACPHDHLRFVGQGLKINYEHCQGSSLRTFSTDVSLNQMEFLECLFPSEAVRGGSQRGIQYTELLTFDTAASADAPLTTCLHLLYKQAERRGPQGGQVRLSTIPRKAEIQVELGPVRCELDISIVDRLNSLLQPQKLATTELMASHLYTSYNKHVSLHKAFTEVFLDDSHTPTNCHVSLTVNAPVLGLAIRFPIPDLRSDQERGPWFKKSLQKEVLYLELEDLEVKTEFMGGSSPEQTKMELTFRELVGKFQEEPDQPAARFLRVSHTMDGDMATSESVKFDWPRVVLKMNPTAVHSILERVTAEDDEGAEDHSLEEEEEEGAAHSLKDVCDFGKPEPSPFSSRRVMYENEEMVIPGDVAEMTEFQEKTMNNSRFILELCFPNVQLVLPSKTFYEKLHNRINNDLLLWEPTAPSPVETVESMPYGVGLSVASQLINTYSKDSFSQFHSTGPEEETSGSEEETMHYYSPASDLGLRSRKKKKPKAQSKTSQSLFSVILSVNHGLVALQTNAKKEDKTVLKNKHGEFWLEVKNAVLFSVTQYEGYKDQHYICFHTSNICMYHQGLVDGGTSVSDIKLPCRTHPHWLEPTIYQSETSPERSSTPSEGIGLEARSMVSVAVKISSQNAERNVKEFLVAVGVRGATLQHRVVPPSLGWYDQIVDFLNVSDEPVLGYAPPTSVTTLHLHLWSCSLDYRPLYLPLRSLLVVETFSISSSVSLDLSSSTLRIILDEAALFLSDKSNAVSVNLVRDYVQVVDMGTLELRITAVKPGMDGKLSEPRFELRCSSDVIHIRTCSDSCAALMNLIQYVASYGDLLPPAEPEAKHSSTTQRTKAELPSRPTSQTPLLAETEQQMLQDLMSEAMEETDGQHAPGLQQNGAHEERNQDHDPPRSDLFLFPDESGNFNQDSSPTYPMLHSPLITPVPTLTQETDDFCILETPGSRGEDLDQEPVVKLLTSDPVEIKDDHFSQPLDGGDSSRGAMNFPIPEVRYLIKEISVIWHLYGGKDFGSATFTASPARSRGSTPHSSPSQTPVRQAKASGRAGGGRGRNPDVLMEIQLTKVKFQHEVYPQAQGASGPGMDQPVSRQVFIVQDLEIRDRLATSQMNKFLYLYSSKEMPRKAHSNMLTVKALHMCPESGQAPQECCLRVSLMPLRLNIDQDALFFLKDFFTSLATEVEFFSPPAQEGKIHYSSSQDPAPIISVPAQRRLSHNGFSTSSRAEVNDNEASAPSFTDQPIFFREFRFTSEVPIRLDYHGKHVSMEQGTFAGIIIGLTQLNCSELKLRRLCYRQGLLGVDKLFSYAINEWLNDIKKNQLPGLLGGVGPIHSLVQLVQGFRDLVWLPIEQYRKDGRIVRGFQRGTASFGTSTAMAALELTNRMVRTIQAAAETAYDMVSPVPDERDTKRIKRFSHYGLAHQPVDLREGVAKAYTVVKEGLTDTALTIYDTATREHEQRGMTGAVGGVLRQLPPAVVKPLIMATEATSNVLGGMRNQIHPDARQEESQKWRQGEE comes from the exons ATGCCTTGGCCATTTTCGGAGTCCATCAAGAAACGGGCCTGCAGATATCTCCTGCATAGGTACCTTGGCAACTTTCTGCAGGAGAAGCTGAGCTTGGATCAGCTCAGTTTAGACCTCTATCAAGGCACAGGATCACTTGCACAAGTGCCATTGGATAAATGG TCGCTCAATGAGCTCCTAGAGACAGCAGATGCCCCTTTTGAGGTAATCGCAGGGTTCATCCAGACAATTTCTCTAACAGTCCCATGGGCAGCACTGCTGCAGGAAAACTGTGCCCTAGAGGTCAAGGGTTTGGAGATGGTGCTCAGACCAAGACCGAGAGTGG CATCTGGCACTGAGCCCATGTACTGGTCCAGTTTCATGACGAGCAGCATGCAGCTTGCTAAAGAATGTCTGAGCCAGAAACTCACCGACGATATGGGAGAGAGCTTCCAGCCTTTTGAGGGATTAGAGAAGTTTGCAGAAACAATAGAGACAG TTCTGAGAAGAgttaaagtgacatttttggATACTGTTCTCAGAGTTGAACACATTCCAGAAAATTCTAAAACTGGAATCGCCCTTGAGATTCGAATCAACAA GATTGTTTACTGTGATGAAACAGGCGAGGAGAGTTCAAGCGTGAATGTGCATCAGCCAACCACATTTGCGCATAAAAACTTGCAGATGCAAGGCATCACAGTATTTTGGGATGAGTTCTCAGATGTGTCCCGTGCTGGTTGTAAATCTTCACCCACTCCAACG GAAACTGAGCCAAAGCTCTCCCCTAGCTGGAATCCCAAAATAATATGTGAGCCTCATCCCCAGTTCACAGAGCCAGTGTCCTCTACTACACCCTTTGAACCTGTGCAGGTTGGGAGCCTCGCTGGTAAAATAGAGTTGTCCCTCACTCTGAAAAACAACTTAGCTATGCCTGGAGCAAAG CTGGATGTTGTTGGACATATTGATACACTTATTATTCTGCTGTCCCCACGGCAAGTTCATCTTCTTCTGGACTTGTGTGGAGCTTTCTCTG GTGCACAGGAATGGGCTAAAGATAGAAAGAGCCGACCCATACAGCAAGAGGATGAGTATCGGCTCCATATGGAACTGAACCGCTGTCTGAAGAAGGAAACAGCCGTGCCAGGAACAGACCCCGACCTCTTTGAGAGCCAGACCACCAGAACTGTGTCTAGTCGAG ATGATGTGTTCTTCTCCATGGCAGACATGGACATGTCTCACAGCTtgtcatctcttcctcctctgggtGAACCACCCACTGTTGACTTGGATTTGTCGCTTAATAGCAACTACTCTGCCTCCCCAGGAGAATCTCCCTCTGGAAATGCAACA GCTCTGTGGGATGATTACATGGATGTACCTCgacaaagagagaagcagaCTAATGAAACTCCCGTCCAGTCGCGGGATTCACAACTCCCTCAAAAATTACTGAGACAGACTT CCCATCCATCCAAAACCCACGGTGATGAGTCAAGGCCAGAGCTGGTGTTAAGGTTGACACTGAGTAGCCTGGCTGTCTCAGTCCTCCACATCGACCCGCTGCCACCACCAGATGCTACTCCCAGTCCCCTTGGCCCTATGGCTGCGCACTTTTTCAGCATGGTGGGCCCCGGCCATCTCGCCCCAGCTGCTTTCCTTCAGTCTCGGACAGTGTTTAACCAGGCTTGCCCCCATGACCATCTCAG GTTTGTGGGCCAGGGCCTGAAGATAAACTATGAGCACTGTCAGGGATCCAGCCTGCGGACTTTTAGCACTGACGTCTCCCTTAACCAGATGGAGTTTCTGGAGTGTCTGTTCCCCTCTGAGGCTGTCCGTGGAGGCTCCCAAAGAGGCATTCAGTACACTGAG CTCCTGACATTTGACACCGCAGCCAGTGCTGATGCACCACTTACCACCTGCCTTCACCTGCTTTACAAACAGGCTGAGCGCAGAGGCCCTCAG GGCGGCCAGGTTCGTCTCAGCACCATTCCCAGGAAAGCTGAGATCCAGGTGGAGCTGGGCCCCGTGCGCTGTGAGCTAGACATCAGCATCGTAGACCGTCTCAACTCATTGCTACAACCTCAGAAGCTGGCCACCACAGAGTTGATGGCCTCCCACTTGTACACATCCTATAATAAACATGTCAGCTTG CATAAGGCCTTTACAGAGGTTTTCCTTGATGACAGCCATACTCCCACCAACTGTCATGTATCGCTGACTGTCAATGCTCCAGTGCTGGGCCTCGCGATCCGCTTTCCCATCCCTGACCTGCGCTCAGATCAGGAGAGGGGCCCTTGGTTCAAGAAGTCCCTGCAGAAGGAAGTACTCTACCTAGAGCTGGAAGACCTTGAAGTGAAAACAGAGTTTATGGGTGGCAGCTCTCCTGAACAAACCAAAATGGAgctcactttcagggagcttGTTG GGAAGTTTCAGGAGGAGCCGGATCAACCAGCTGCCCGATTCCTTAGAGTGTCCCACACCATGGATGGAGACATGGCAACATCTGAAAGCGTAAAATTTGATTGGCCGAG GGTCGTGCTGAAGATGAACCCCACTGCAGTCCACTCAATCCTTGAGCGGGTGACTGCTGAAGATGACGAGGGGGCTGAGGACCATTCCcttgaagaggaagaggaggaaggggctGCCCACTCGCTGAAGGATGTGTGTGACTTTGGGAAACCAGAGCCATCACCTTTTTCATCACGAAGGGTTATGTATGAGAACGAAGAG ATGGTCATTCCTGGTGATGTCGCTGAGATGACAGAGTTTCAGGAAAAAACCATGAACAACTCTCGCTTCATCCTCGAGTTGTGTTTCCCCAATGTGCAATTAGTACTCCCCAGCAAGACATTTTATGAAAAACTACACAACAG GATAAACAATGACCTGCTGCTGTGGGAGCCCACTGCTCCATCTCCAGTGGAGACGGTGGAAAGCATGCCATATGGAGTTGGTCTCTCTGTCGCCAGTCAGTTGATCAACACTTACTCTAAAGACAGCTTCAGCCAGTTCCACTCTACTGGTCCCGAGG aagaGACCAGTGGGTCAGAGGAGGAGACCATGCACTACTACTCTCCTGCATCTGACCTGGGCCTCAGGTCTCGGAAGAAGAAAAAGCCCAAAGCCCAGAGCAAGACCTCCCAGAGCCTGTTCTCTGTCATCCTCAGTGTCAACCATGGCCTGGTGGCTCTTCAAACTAATGCAAAG aaggAGGATAAAACggtactgaaaaacaaacatggcgaGTTCTGGCTGGAGGTGAAAAATGCTGTGCTGTTCAGTGTGACGCAGTATGAAGGCTATAAAGACCAACACTACATCTGTTTCCACACCAGTAATATTTGCATGTATCATCAAG GACTGGTGGATGGAGGCACCTCTGTCTCAGACATCAAGTTGCCATGCAGGACACATCCCCACTGGTTAGAGCCAACCATCTACCAATCAGAGACGTCTCCTGAGAGATCCTCAACACCCTCAGAGGGCATTGGTCTGGAGGCCCGCAGCATGGTGTCTGTCGCTGTCAAAATCTCATCACAGAACGCAGAGCGCAATGTCAAG GAATTTCTGGTTGCTGTTGGAGTGAGAGGAGCCACCCTCCAGCACAGAGTGGTCCCTCCCAGCCTGGGCTGGTATGATCAG ATTGTTGACTTTCTGAATGTTTCCGATGAGCCTGTATTGGGTTACGCCCCTCCTACGTCTGTCACCACCCTACATTTACACCTTTGGAGCTGCTCTCTAGACTACAG ACCCCTTTACCTGCCACTCAGATCACTGTTGGTTGTCGAGACTTTCAGCATCTCCAGCAGTGTCTCTTTAGACCTCTCTTCCTCAACACTCAG GATCATTTTGGACGAAGCGGCTCTGTTCCTCTCAGACAAGAGTAATGCTGTCTCTGTCAATCTAGTGCGTG ACTATGTCCAAGTGGTAGACATGGGGACATTAGAGCTGAGGATTACAGCTGTCAAACCTGGAATGGATGGAAAGTTG TCAGAGCCCAGATTTGAGCTGCGCTGCTCCAGTGACGTTATTCACATCAGAACGTGTTCGGACTCCTGTGCTGCCCTCATGAACCTTATCCAGTATGTAGCAAGCTATGGAGACTTACTGCCCCCTGCAGAACCAGAGGCCAAGCACAGCAGCACCACACAAAGGACCAAG GCGGAGTTACCTAGCCGGCCCACATCTCAGACCCCGTTGCTTGCTGAGACTGAGCAGCAGATGTTGCAGGATCTGATGAGTGAAGCTATGGAGGAGACTGACGGGCAGCACGCACCAGGGCTGCAGCAGAATG GTGCACATGAGGAGCGGAATCAAGACCATGACCCGCCTCGCTCAGACCTGTTTTTGTTCCCGGATGAGAGTGGGAATTTTAACCAAGATTCAAGCCCCACTTACCCCATGCTTCACTCTCCTCTCATCACTCCTGTCCCTACCCTGACCCAAGAGACGGACGACTTTTGTATCCTGGAGACACCAGGTTCCAGAGGGGAG GATCTGGATCAGGAGCCAGTAGTGAAGCTGCTTACCTCAGACCCTGTGGAAATCAAAGACGATCACTTCAGTCAGCCTCTAGATGGGGGTGATTCCAGCCGCGGAGCCATGAACTTTCCCATCCCAGAGGTGCGCTACCTCATCAAGGAGATCTCTGTTATCTGGCACCTCTATGGTGGGAAAGACTTTGGGAGTGCAACTTTCACAGCCTCTCCTGCTAGAAGCCGGGG ATCTACACCCCATAGCTCCCCGTCTCAAACTCCAGTCAGACAGGCCAAGGCTTCAGGAcgggcaggaggaggaagaggaaggaaccCTGACGTGCTGATGGAGATACAGCTCACCAAGGTAAA ATTTCAGCATGAGGTGTACCCACAGGCCCAGGGGGCTTCTGGGCCAGGGATGGATCAGCCAGTCTCCCGGCAGGTGTTTATTGTGCAGGACTTGGAGATTCGAGACAGACTGGCTACCTCACAGATGAACAAGTTCCTCTACTTGTATTCTAGCAAGGAAATGCCCCGAAAAGCCCATTCTAACATG TTGACAGTTAAGGCACTGCACATGTGTCCTGAGTCAGGCCAGGCTCCCCAGGAGTGCTGTTTGCGTGTTTCCCTGATGCCTCTTCGCCTCAATATTGATCAG GACGCACTGTTCTTCTTGAAGGACTTCTTTACCAGTCTTGCTACTGAAGTTGAGTTTTTCTCACCACCTGCTCAAGAAGGTaaaattcattattcatcaaG CCAGGACCCGGCCCCGATCATCTCAGTGCCTGCTCAGAGACGATTGAGCCACAATGGTTTCTCCACATCTAGCAGGGCGGAAGTGAATGACAATGAAGCCTCTGCTCCTTCCTTCACAGACCAGCCCATCTTCTTTAG GGAGTTTCGATTTACCTCTGAGGTCCCCATTCGCTTAGATTACCATGGGAAACACGTTTCAATGGAGCAG GGAACATTTGCAGGGATCATTATCGGGTTGACACAGCTTAATTGTTCAGAGCTGAAACTGAGGCGCTTGTGCTATAGACAAGG ATTATTAGGTGTGGATAAGCTGTTTTCTTATGCAATAAATGAGTGGCTGAATGACATAAAGAAGAACCAGCTTCCAGGACTGCTGGGTGGTGTGGGACCTATTCACTCTCTGGTACAACTAG ttcaggGATTCAGGGACTTGGTCTGGCTCCCGATCGAGCAGTACAGGAAAGATGGCCGAATAGTCCGTGGGTTTCAGCGCGGCACTGCCTCCTTTGGCACTTCTACTGCTATGGCTGCTCTGGAGCTCACCAACAGGATGGTGCGGACCATCCAG GCAGCAGCTGAGACGGCCTATGACATGGTGTCTCCAGTGCCTgatgagagagacacaaagaggatAAAACGGTTCTCCCATTACGGACTGGCTCATCAGCCCGTTGATCTGAGGGAAGGTGTAGCCAAAGCCTATACTGTGGTgaaagag GGGCTCACAGACACGGCGCTGACCATCTACGACACAGCCACCCGGGAGCACGAGCAGCGTGGGATGACGGGGGCAGTGGGTGGAGTTCTCCGCCAGCTGCCACCAGCAGTGGTCAAGCCACTCATTATGGCCACTGAAGCCACGTCAAATGTCTTGGGTGGGATGAGGAATCAGATTCACCCTGATGCACGCCAGGAGGAGTCTCAGAAATGGAGGCAGGGCGAGGAGTAA
- the noxred1 gene encoding NADP-dependent oxidoreductase domain-containing protein 1 — protein MADVAGDLSSFSFEAGLTEEEKRLLYLRARAAGQTFCGCAHAVFLCKLVQSLRCIIKSHTANSSGGDGDLCVGILGLGHMGKQLLLYLIEKSGIKPSHIKISDRRPESAVGFIQTGVECFFDNRRLAAWADVLFLCCLPSHLPKVCADLRSHLPKRCLVYSFTSGVPVTRLAQLLGHDFILKPQYDFVACDAADVWLSCTHLTTALTDPLLIEASCPLKMSGGISLGLTWVCAVLYSLLNICTSASLGSSDALSLINSVLKEKQPHAVELNAQSFISASHASSILAEEPFPWISLTDSQTKETPLLCFLSSSESMQQCFSAAYKSMQETPVTL, from the exons ATGGCGGACGTAGCTGGTGATTtgagcagtttttcttttgaggCTGGACtgactgaggaggagaaacgGTTACTTTACCTTCGCGCACGCGCCGCTGGGCAGACGTTTTGCGGCTGCGCACACGCAGTTTTCCTGTGTAAACTGGTCCAGTCACTGAG ATGCATCATCAAAAGTCACACTGCAAACTCATCAGGAGGAGACGGCGACCTGTGCGTTGGGATACTTGGGTTGGGTCATATGGGGAAACAGTTGCTCCTCTACCTCATTGAAAAGTCTGGCATCAAACCATCTCACATTAAGATCTCCGATAGGAGACCAGAATCTGCAG tggGATTTATCCAGACAGGAGTTGAGTGTTTCTTCGACAATCGCAGACTGGCGGCGTGGGCGGACGTCCTGTTCCTCTGCTGTCTGCCCTCTCACCTCCCCAAAGTCTGTGCTGATCTCCGCTCTCACCTGCCAAAGCGCTGCCTTGTGTACAGCTTCACCTCAGGTGTGCCTGTCACCAG ATTAGCACAGCTCCTTGGACACGACTTCATTCTCAAACCTCAGTATGACTTTGTTGCTTGCGACGCTGCAGATGTGTGGCTGTCCTGCACTCATCTGACCACGGCTTTGACGGATCCTTTGCTGATTGAGGCATCGTGTCCTCTTAAAATGAGCG GTGGCATTTCTCTGGGTCTGACCTGGGTGTGTGCAGTGTTGTACAGCCTGCTAAATATCTGCACCTCTGCCAGTCTTGGATCCagtgatgctctctctctgatcaACAGCGTCCTTAAAGAGAAACAACCACACGCTGTGGAATTAAACGCTCAGAGTTTCATCAGTGCATCTCATGCATCTTCCATTCTTGCAGAGGA GCCTTTTCCCTGGATTTCTCTCACTGACTCCCAGACCAAGGAGACACCACTGCTGTGCTTTCTATCAAGCAGTGAATCTATGCAGCAGTGCTTCTCTGCAGCATACAAATCAATGCAAGAGACACCAGTTACACTCTAA
- the tmed8 gene encoding protein TMED8 produces the protein MERLEATSELQSRLSSLSFSSFPGITSNQCDTRPLDSLQNTDLSQSCTQSTNQADMEETKEDSGQHAEGNQEAPAEPALGEGGEENNSAGSCQLSAEMKAQMPPLKPPTTWTSAALKELKAKLRTEEDSVVTVYRGDIMTVHVPTVPEAKKVCWEFATDGYDIGFGIYFDWTPVTSRSITVHISESSDDEDEEEELEGPVGNGDVEKGSKTQTNSNMAEILPVYRLDSHLSVNGGSHDFPGEGTYLLKFDNSYSLWRNKTLYYRVYYSA, from the exons ATGGAGAGATTAGAGGCTACATCAGAGCTCCAGTCACGGCTGTCGTCCCTGTCCTTCTCGTCGTTCCCCGGAATAACATCCAATCAGTGCGACACCAGACCGCTGGACAG CCTCCAGAACACAGACCTTTCTCAGAGCTGCACTCAGTCCACAAACCAAGCTGACATGGAGGAAACCAAGGAGGATTCAGGACAACATGCTGAG GGTAATCAAGAGGCCCCTGCTGAGCCGGCCCTGGGGGAAGGAGGCGAGGAGAACAACAGTGCTGGGAGCTGTCAGCTCTCCGCTGAGATGAAAG CCCAGATGCCGCCCCTGAAACCCCCAACAACATGGACATCTGCTGCGCTGAAGGAGCTGAAGGCGAAGCTTCGAACGGAGGAGGACAGCGTGGTGACGGTGTACCGAGGCGACATCATGACAGTTCATGTGCCCACCGTGCCCGAGGCCAAAAAAGTGTGCTGGGAGTTTGCTACAGACGGCTATGACATTGGCTTCGGCATATATTTTGACTGGACTCCTGTCACGAGCCGGTCCATCACTGTGCACATCAGCGAGTCAAGCGATGAcgaagacgaagaggaggagctggaag GGCCGGTCGGTAACGGGGATGTCGAGAAGGGCTCCAAAACTCAAACCAACTCAAACATGGCTGAAATCCTCCCTGTATACCGCCTGGACAGTCACTTGTCCGTCAACGGGGGGAGCCACGACTTCCCAGGTGAAGGCACTTACCTCCTGAAGTTTGACAACTCCTACTCACTATGGCGAAATAAAACTCTCTACTACAGAGTTTATTACAGTGCCTGA
- the LOC139297901 gene encoding rab9 effector protein with kelch motifs has translation MGGLHFYVLWSLRDAPRQFISKSNRRCFQVHIPLPLPKQLVIFGLGDWKCSETTISVEVLVSAEIPAQKIGTLTNRERCLTWEGDWSSDIVTVAAERGRRGVYGKIVLKVCGEPQDAATVFSSTPLVQRKCLFPEQHNATDLSCTLHQTTGNETITINSSHLGDSVCCAEIQVNKIDTSVSTMGNKAPVWPTDKTPRRTVISKRGHLTWSSEDMDSLAEDIDQASTPKKRRLSRMNSQEEMAVQIKNENREVCPSKRWSHTMCLSDPDTAILIGGETADQNYCRDSLWKLELDNDFWFPMNSSASGPVPPCARGHSATYDPDSKSVFVYGGLREGQRYSELYILNTLTWKWKLVTAKGNVPNLAYHSAAFYKKELFVFGGVQPSHSSGDKPCSNALYIFNPEFELWYQPIVEGDRPLPRFGHSATLMSQKLIIFGGRKTATYLNDLHVLDLGFMEYTAVKCGNMPPLPRGFHAALPVSDNRILVSGGCSAIGVLQDIHIFNTDTNMWSSVASPLLCSKPRAGHSVMKLGCSILTDAEECERGGNVSVHCTLLVFGGSDCSGTFYNDTVKCTVEVPGDK, from the exons ATGGGGGGGCTTCATTTTTATGTGCTTTGGTCCCTGCGTGACGCTCCCCGCCAGTTCATTAG CAAATCCAACCGAAGGTGCTTTCAGGTCCACATCCCGCTGCCTCTCCCCAAGCAGCTGGTCATCTTTGGTCTGGGAGACTGGAAGTGCAGTGAGACGACAATCTCAGTAGAAGTTCTGGTCAGTGCAGAAATACCGGCACAGAAAATTGGCACCCTGACAAATCGAGAGAG GTGCCTGACCTGGGAGGGTGACTGGAGCTCTGACATTGTCAcagtggcagcagagagaggcaggagaggagtTTATGGCAAGATTGTGCTGAAAGTGTGCGGAGAG CCACAGGATGCAGCCACCGTCTTCAGCAGCACTCCTCTGGTTCAGAGGAAATGTCTGTTCCCAGAACAGCACAATGCCACTGACCTCTCTTGCACGTTACACCAAACCACTGGAAATGAAACG ATAACCATCAACTCCTCACACTTGGGTGACAGTGTTTGCTGCGCTGAGATCCAAGTGAATAAAATTGACACCAGTGTTTCCACTATGGGGAATAAAGCCCCAGTTTGGCCTACG GATAAGACACCGAGACGGACAGTTATTAGTAAGAGAGGCCACCTGACATGGAGCTCCGAGGACATGGACAGTCTGGCAGAGGACATAGACCAGGCTTCAACCCCCAAGAAAAGGAGGCTGTCCAGGATGAACAGCCAAGAAGAAATGGCCGTGCAgataaagaatgaaaacagagaag TGTGTCCATCAAAGCGCTGGAGCCACACCATGTGTCTGAGCGACCCTGACACAGCCATCCTCATCGGGGGGGAGACGGCAGATCAAAACTACTGCAGGGACTCTCTGTGGAAGCTCGAGTTGG ACAATGACTTCTGGTTCCCCATGAACTCCTCTGCTTCTGGACCCGTACCACCGTGTGCTCGAGGACACTCTGCGACCTATGACCCAGACTCTAAGTCAGTCTTCGTTTATGGCGGCCTGAGGGAGGGTCAGCGCTACAGTGAGCTGTACATCCTCAATACTCTGACCTGGAAGTGGAAGCTTGTCACT GCAAAAGGGAATGTTCCAAATTTGGCATATCACTCTGCAGCCTTTTATAAGAAAGAGCTTTTTGTCTTTGGTGGAGTTCAGCCGAGCCACTCTTCCGGGGATAAACCCTGCAGTAATGCTCTATACATCTTCAACCCAGAGTTTGAACTCTGGTACCAGCCGATTGTGGAGGGGGACAGACCCCTGCCTCGGTTTGG ACACTCGGCCACACTGATGTCACAGAAGTTAATCATTTTTGGTGGACGTAAGACTGCTACGTACCTTAATGATCTCCACGTTCTAGATCTGG GATTCATGGAGTACACAGCTGTGAAGTGTGGGAACATGCCACCGCTACCTCGGGG GTTCCATGCAGCTCTACCAGTTTCAGACAACAGGATTTTAGTCAGTGGAGGTTGCAGTGCAATTGGAGTCCTGCAGGACATCCATATCTTCAACACTG ACACCAACATGTGGAGCTCCGTGGCGTCTCCTCTGCTTTGCTCCAAGCCTCGTGCGGGACACAGCGTGATGAAGTTGGGCTGCTCGATCCTAACAGACGCTGAGGAGTGTGAACGGGGCGGAAATGTCAGCGTCCACTGCACGTTGCTGGTGTTTGGGGGGTCAGACTGCTCCGGTACCTTCTACAACGACACAGTCAAGTGCACAGTGGAAGTTCCCGGTGACAAGTGA